In Chloroflexota bacterium, a single window of DNA contains:
- a CDS encoding DDE-type integrase/transposase/recombinase — protein MRYGRAVPGELLHLDTKKLARFWHVGKRIRQDGIRRSPRAGWQHVHVAIDDNSRLAYAEVRPTDRRGDALAFLERALAWFRAQGTPVQAVMTDKAATYASHAWRRHCAAHGLRHLGTRPYTPRTNGKAERFIQIFLRQ, from the coding sequence GTGCGCTATGGACGGGCCGTCCCCGGCGAGCTGCTCCACCTGGACACCAAGAAGCTGGCCCGGTTCTGGCACGTCGGCAAGCGCATTCGCCAGGACGGCATCCGGCGCAGCCCGCGCGCCGGCTGGCAGCACGTGCATGTGGCTATCGACGACAACTCCCGGCTGGCCTACGCCGAAGTGCGGCCGACGGATCGCCGCGGCGACGCACTCGCCTTCCTGGAGCGGGCGCTGGCCTGGTTCCGCGCCCAGGGGACCCCCGTCCAGGCGGTGATGACGGATAAAGCGGCGACCTATGCCTCGCACGCGTGGCGCCGCCACTGCGCAGCCCATGGGCTGCGGCACCTGGGGACCCGGCCCTACACGCCCCGCACTAACGGCAAGGCGGAACGCTTCATCCAAATCTTCTTGCGCCAGTGA